A part of Pseudomonadota bacterium genomic DNA contains:
- a CDS encoding TRAP transporter large permease subunit, translating into MEWYTIILLLFGGMVFLLLTGIPIAFAFLVVNMVAAYFFLGGIPGLVGVVTGVFTSITTFTLLPVPFFILMGELIFHTGLGLDAVNVLDKWLGKLRGRL; encoded by the coding sequence CACGATCATTCTCTTACTTTTTGGCGGTATGGTCTTCTTATTGCTTACGGGGATACCCATTGCCTTTGCCTTTCTCGTTGTCAACATGGTTGCGGCCTATTTCTTCCTGGGCGGGATACCAGGCCTTGTCGGGGTGGTGACAGGGGTTTTTACTTCCATTACAACCTTTACCCTGCTTCCTGTGCCCTTTTTCATCCTTATGGGAGAACTGATATTCCATACAGGCCTTGGCCTCGACGCGGTAAATGTGCTCGACAAATGGCTTGGCAAACTCCGGGGCAGGCT